From one Lotus japonicus ecotype B-129 chromosome 3, LjGifu_v1.2 genomic stretch:
- the LOC130749631 gene encoding (-)-germacrene D synthase-like, producing the protein MSHLPIDATQQAVPPHMIKRPCANFRPSVWGDFFLQYDSESLKVDENMKQQVQMQKEEVKKIFLSSNNSISKKLNLIDSFQRLGISHHLEDEIDEVLEQIHNTFTNNNMITIKEGSLHFLALAFRLLRQKGYRISSDIFEQFKNKEGNFNEEVAKDVQGMWSLYEAAQLRVGGEDIFDEALDFTYTHLNFMTDKLSPSLAAQITHYLRKPFHKGVPRLESRLYMSFYEQDPSHSKVLLTFAKLDFNMLQKLHQKEVASITRWWKNSDFAAKVPYVRDRVVEVYFWPFTMSYEAKYSTSRRIVAKLIACVTLLDDTYDAYGTIEELELFTQALQRWDISVIQSLPECIKVVFTATVELWDDIETTTAVDGKLGWVLPYIKQAFYNLAQSYFVESKWCHENYVPTYNEYKGNGVGSSTLRLLIISFIGLGEFSTKELIDWIFTNPTIIEAISIIGRLVDDMASHKFEQQRVHVASAVECCMKQYDISQEAAYKLMQKDVKDLWMVVNEECLKLDYIPKPVLDCILNLSRANEFMYDNFEDRFTDGKLLKEYMVALLVDPIQ; encoded by the exons atgtcTCATTTACCTATTGATGCGACCCAACAAGCAGTGCCTCCTCACATGATCAAGCGACCTTGTGCAAATTTCCGTCCTAGTGTTTGGGGGGATTTTTTCCTTCAATATGATTCAGAATCTTTGAAAGTCGATGAAAATATGAAGCAACAAGTTCAGATGCAAAAAGAGGAAgtgaaaaagatttttctatCTTCAAACAATAGCATCTCAAAAAAACTAAACTTGATTGACTCTTTCCAACGTTTGGGTATATCTCATCATTTGGAAGATGAAATTGATGAAGTATTAGAACAAATTCACAACACTTTTACTAACAATAACATGATCACCATAAAAGAAGGTAGCCTTCACTTTCTTGCTTTAGCATTCCGTTTGCTTAGGCAAAAAGGATATCGCATTTCATCAG ATATATTTGAACAATTCAAAAATAAGGAAGGAAACTTCAATGAAGAAGTTGCCAAAGATGTTCAAGGAATGTGGAGCTTGTATGAAGCTGCACAATTAAGGGTTGGAGGGGAAGATATATTTGATGAAGCACTTGATTTCACATACACTCATCTGAATTTCATGACTGATAAACTGAGTCCATCTCTCGCTGCTCAAATAACTCACTACTTAAGGAAACCTTTTCACAAGGGAGTTCCTAGACTGGAGTCAAGGCTTTACATGTCTTTCTATGAACAAGATCCTTCTCATAGCAAAGTTCTTCTAACCTTTGCAAAGTTAGATTTCAACATGCTACAAAAATTGCATCAAAAAGAAGTTGCCAGTATCACCAG GTGGTGGAAAAATTCAGACTTTGCGGCAAAGGTCCCTTACGTGAGGGATAGAGTAGTTGAGGTTTACTTTTGGCCATTTACAATGTCTTATGAAGCTAAATACAGCACTTCAAGAAGGATAGTGGCTAAACTGATTGCATGTGTCACTCTTCTAGATGATACTTATGATGCCTACGGTACAATTGAAGAACTTGAACTATTCACGCAGGCACTCCAAAG ATGGGATATTAGTGTCATTCAATCTCTTCCAGAGTGCATAAAAGTGGTATTTACAGCAACTGTAGAACTATGGGATGACATAGAGACCACTACAGCAGTGGATGGAAAATTGGGTTGGGTGTTGCCATATATTAAACAAGCT TTTTATAACTTGGCACAATCCTACTTTGTTGAATCTAAATGGTGTCATGAGAACTATGTTCCAACATATAATGAATACAAGGGTAATGGAGTTGGATCTTCTACCTTGCGACTTCTAATAATATCATTCATTGGCTTGGGAGAATTTTCAACGAAAGAGTTGATTGACTGGATTTTCACCAATCCAACAATCATCGAAGCTATATCAATTATTGGCAGACTCGTGGATGACATGGCCTCGCATAAG TTTGAGCAGCAAAGAGTGCATGTTGCTTCAGCAGTTGAATGTTGTATGAAGCAATATGACATTTCACAAGAAGCAGCCTATAAATTAATGCAGAAGGACGTCAAAGATTTATGGATGGTGGTAAATGAAGAGTGTCTCAAGTTAGACTACATTCCAAAGCCCGTGCTTGATTGCATTCTTAATTTATCACGAGCGAATGAGTTTATGTACGACAACTTTGAAGATAGATTCACAGATGGGAAACTGTTGAAGGAATACATGGTTGCACTGCTAGTAGATCCAATCCAATAA